The sequence below is a genomic window from Verrucomicrobiota bacterium.
AAGCGGCGCGAGATCGAGCACCGCCACGATGCCGTCGAGACGCAAGGTTCCGAGCGGCAGGCCACGCAGGGGCGCAAGGTCGGTCACCGGCGTGCGGTGCAAGTTGAGGTTTGTCAGTTGCAGTTCGCGAAGCGGCCGCAGGTCGGAGACGCCGGTGGCGGAAAGGTCCAGTTTGCCGAGCGGGCCCACCTGCAGCGGCGAAAGGTCGCGGATGCGCAGGTTGTTGGACAGGTTGAGGTCCTCGATCGGCGCGCGCGTGAGCGGGGTGAGATCGTCCACGCGCGTCCCCGAGAGGTCGAGCCAGGCGAGCGGCATGCCGCGGAGAGCGGCGATATTGGTCACGGCGGTGCGCGCGAGATTCAGGCTCGTCAACGGCATGTCCCGCAACGCAGAGATGTCGGAGAGACGCGTGTTTCCGGGCCGGGCGCCGGACAGGTCGAGCTGGAGAAAGCCATCGGCGTTGCGGGTGAGCTCCCCGTGGAGGCCCGCCTTGCGGAGGACGGCCTTCCAGGAGTCGTGAATCTGCTGCGCGCCGCGCCCAAAGCGCGGCATCAGCGCGGTGAGCTCCGCGTCGCGCCCCTGATTGCGCATGGCGACGAACAACTCGCTGAAGCTCTCCGCGGACAACGTCTCGCGGCTGGGATTGTCGCGGAGGATTTTCTCGCAGACTTCAAGGTTGTCGCGGGCGAGCAGGTGGGCGGGTGAAAGCTGGAGTGCGCTCGCAAAATCGTCCCGGGCGTCCGCGAAGCGCATCTGGCTCTGGTAAAGCTGGCCGCGCAGCACGTAGTAATCGGCTTCCTTGGGATCGAGCGAGATGGCGTAGGAGATTTTCTGGATCGCGCGCGCGAACTTGCGCTCGCCCATGAGCAGCCGCGCCTCGGCGTAGATGCTCGGTGCCGTCGCACGCAGTTCCTCGAGCGTCCGGGTGACGTTGATGAACGTCGCGATGCCGAGCGAGAGCAGGAGGATTCCCGCGATGCCCACGAGCGTGAACTCCGTGCGGCGCCGCTTGAGGGCGAGCAGGAAGAGCGTCACCGTGGTCGCCTTCTCGGCGCTGGTCGCGTAGCCGTTTTGGAACGCGGTGATGTCGCGCTGCAAATCCGCGACGGTCTGGTATCGCCGTTCGGGCAGTCGCTCCATGGCCTTCATGGTGACGGCGGACATCGCGGCGGGGATGCGGCGGTCCGGGCAGTGCACGAGCGGCGGGATGACGTCCCCGAAGACCTTGAGCGCATCGCGGTCCTGCACCGACGTGCGGGTGTTGAACTGGGTGGGGGGCAGGATCCTGCCGGCCGCGACGTTCTCGAGCACTTCGCGGACGTCGTCGCCTGTGACCGGCGGGTGCAGCGTCAGGATCGTGTAGAGGATCGCGCCGAGCGCGTAGATGTCGGTCTGGACGTCGATGGCATCGGTGCGCGCCTCGGCTTGCTCGGGCGCCATGTAGCGGGGCGTGCCTTTGACCTGTCCGTCGAGGGTGCGGAAGGAGTCCCGGCCGGCGAGCTCGGAGGGCAGCATCGGCGCGGCGGGCGTCGCGCCGGCGTTGGCGAGGCCCGTCGGGAGCACCTTCGCCAATCCCCAGTCCATCACGAGCACTTCGCCGTAATCGCCGACCATGATGTTGTCGGGTTTCAGGTCGCGGTGAATGACGCCGCGGGAGTGGGCGTAGGCGACGCCGTCGCAGACCTTCTGAAAAATCGTGAGCAACTGGCCGAGCGGAAACTTGGCGACTGTGTCCGTGTCGTTGTTGCGAATGTCGGTGAGGATCTGGCTCAAGGTGCGGCCCCCGACCATGCGCATGGTGTAGAACAGCGTGCCGTCGGCGGTGACGGCCATCTCGTAAAGCGGGACGATGTTCGGGTGCTCCAACTGCCCGGTGATGCGCGCCTCGGTCACAAATCGCTGCACTTTTTCCTCGGACAGCGCCGCGCCCGGCAACATGACTTTCAGCGCGACTGTGCGCAGCACATTCTTGTCTTCCGCGCTCAGCACCGCGCCCATGCCGCCGAGTGCGATGACGTTCTTGATTTCGAAGAAGCCGCTGTCGTTTACGGGGCGCGGGACGACCACAAGCGCGGTTGCCCCGCCCGTGCCGGAGCTGGTCTTGGATCGCGCGGTGAGATACCGCGAAACGGTCACATTCCCGCGGCCGGTCTCCGTCTCAAGCAGCGGCCTGAGGCGGGCGAGGAGCGCATCCGCGGAGATTTCCTCGGACTCCTGCTGGTCTGGGTTGCCTGTCCCGTTTGCCATTGTTGAGGAGGCTACGGGCACTCACGCCCGGCTGCAACCTCCCGCTCCCGCGCACCGTAACTGGTGTGATGACGCCCGAGAATACAGGAAACTACGTGGAAGCCCGCTCAAGCGGACTGGGAGGCGAGCTGGCGCAGCGAAGTCTTCAACACCTTTCCCGTGGCGTTTCGGGGCAGGGCCGAAAGGAACCTCGCATGGCGCGGCACCTTGTAGTCGGCAAGTTTCTCGCGGACGAATTGCAACAGCGCCTTCTCGTCGATCGTCACGCCCTCGGCGGGCACGACGAACGCGAGCGGTTGCTCGCCTTTGCGCGCGTCGGGGATGCCGATGACCGCGGCTTCCTTCACTCCGGGAAACTTGTAGAGAATCTCCTCGATCTCGCGCGGGTAGACGTTGATGCCGTTGACCAGGAGCATGTCCTTCTTGCGGTCGGTGATGTGGAAGTAGCCGTCGCTCGCGCGATGCCCGATGTCGCCGGTCAGCAGCCACCCGTTGCGGATGGCGTTCGCCGTTTCCTCCGGTTTGTTCCAATATCCGGCCATCACGTTTCCGCCGCGGACGCAAATCTCGCCGGTCTGATCGTCCCCGAGCATCGCGCCCGCCTCGTCCTGCACGCTCATCTCGACATTCGGGATCGGCAGTCCGATCGAGCCGGCCTTCCACGGGCCGCGCAGCGGATTGAGGCTCACCACGGGACTCGCCTCGCTCAACCCGTAGCCCTCGATCAACGGCACCGGCATCTTCGCGTTGAACTCGTTCAGGATCTCCATCGGCAGCGGCGCGCCCCCGCTGACACACACACGCAACGGGCTGTTCGCCGGCATCCCGGCGTGCGCCAGCGTGCGGAAGAACTGCGGCACCGCGGGCAGCAACGTGGCCTGCCGGTGGAGAATCTCGGCGAGAATGTTCTTCGGCGGATGCAACGAACGGATGATGACCATCGAACCGCCGATGAGCATCGGGAGCAGCATCCCCACCGTCATCATGAAGCTGTGGAACAGCGGCAGCAGCACGACGAATCGGTCGTGCGGCACGGCTTCCAGCACGCGCCGGCAACTGTCGATGTTGTGAAGCAGGTTCCCGTGGGTGAGCATCGCGCCCTTCGGATGGCCGGTGGTCCCGCTTGTGTAAATCAGCACGGCAAGATCATCGCGCGCCCGCGCCGGGAGTGGCAGGGCAGGGGACGTCCCGGCTGCGTCCGCACCGAACGACTCCACGGACCACACGCGCAGCGACGGCCGGGTCGCGGTGAGCTTCGCGATCGACTCCGCCATCGACCCGTCACTGATGAGGACGTCCACGCCGGCATCCTCGAGCATGAACCGCACTTCGTCCGGCTTGAGGAAGTTGTTGATCGGCACCGCGACCGCACCCGCGAACTGGATTGCAAACCACGCCGGAATGAACTCCGGGCAGTTCTTCAGCCACAACGCAACCCGGTCGCCGGGCTTCACACCGAGCGGACCCGCCAGGGTCCCGGCAAGCGAAACCGTCTGGCGCAGGACCGTCGCGTAGGTGATCTCGATGTCGCCGTAGA
It includes:
- a CDS encoding long-chain fatty acid--CoA ligase, with product MNLARAFAESADKHAERTALFYGDIEITYATVLRQTVSLAGTLAGPLGVKPGDRVALWLKNCPEFIPAWFAIQFAGAVAVPINNFLKPDEVRFMLEDAGVDVLISDGSMAESIAKLTATRPSLRVWSVESFGADAAGTSPALPLPARARDDLAVLIYTSGTTGHPKGAMLTHGNLLHNIDSCRRVLEAVPHDRFVVLLPLFHSFMMTVGMLLPMLIGGSMVIIRSLHPPKNILAEILHRQATLLPAVPQFFRTLAHAGMPANSPLRVCVSGGAPLPMEILNEFNAKMPVPLIEGYGLSEASPVVSLNPLRGPWKAGSIGLPIPNVEMSVQDEAGAMLGDDQTGEICVRGGNVMAGYWNKPEETANAIRNGWLLTGDIGHRASDGYFHITDRKKDMLLVNGINVYPREIEEILYKFPGVKEAAVIGIPDARKGEQPLAFVVPAEGVTIDEKALLQFVREKLADYKVPRHARFLSALPRNATGKVLKTSLRQLASQSA